The following nucleotide sequence is from Chloroflexota bacterium.
TCATAGATGTTGGCACAGACGAAGATACCAGATTCCATAAGGGGACAAGGACCAAGATCATAGACTGCCGCGGCAGGACAGTGCTTCCGGGATTCAACGATGCTCATTGCCACCCCATTGCCCTGGCTTCCAGCTTGTTGGGTGTCGACTGTAGACCTTCTTCGGTAAGAAGCATCAGTGACATTCAGACCCAA
It contains:
- a CDS encoding amidohydrolase family protein — encoded protein: MNSEADLILYNANVITLDRTRPRATAVAVKGSRIIDVGTDEDTRFHKGTRTKIIDCRGRTVLPGFNDAHCHPIALASSLLGVDCRPSSVRSISDIQTQ